From Deltaproteobacteria bacterium:
ATAAATTAACCTTTAGAGGGGGAAAATTCAACCCTAAAGAGATTGGAGGGGGATATGGGCTTCTGAAACCTGCCGTCGGGGACTGGCTCAGGCGATCCTTAATGAGCCTATGAGGTCCTGAATGGTAATCGCGTTCCTGGAGAGGTACTCTTCTATGCCTTCGGCCACCTTTACGGCGGCGTCCGGCTCGATGAAGCTCGCAGTGCCGACCTGGACGGCAGTCGCACCGGCTATTATGAATTCGAGCGCGTCCCTTGCCGTCATTATCCCGCCCATGCCGATTACCGGGACGCTCGCGGCCTGGGCCGCCTGCCAGACCATGCGGACGGCTATGGGCCTTATGGCCGGGCCGGAAAGCCCGCCGGTCGCGGTCGCAAGGACCGGCCTTCTCCTGTCGACGTCTATTACCATGCCTGTGATGGTGTTGATGAGCGAGACCGCGTCCGAGCCGCCGTCCTCCGCGGCCTTCACCATCAACTTTATGTCGGTGACGTTAGGCGAGAGCTTCGTTATAACGGGGAGCCTCGTGGATTTGCGCACAGCGGAAACTACCTTGAACGCCTCCTGGGGGTCGGTTCCGAAGACTATGCCGCCTTTCTTCACGTTGGGGCAGGATATGTTCACCTCTACCGCCGAGACCCCTTCCGCCCCGTCGAGCCTCCTTGCGACTTCCATATAGTCCTCGACCGTTTCGCCGAAGATGTTCGCGATTATATGAGTGCCGGCGGTACGGATTAGCGGGAGCTTCTTCTCGATGAATTCATCCACTCCCACGTTCTGCAGGCCTATGGCGTTGAGCATCCCGCAGGGTGTTTCGGCTATCCTCGGCCCGGGGTTCCCCTGCCTCGGGTAGAGGGAAAGCCCTTTTACGACGATGCCTCCGAGCCTGCCGAGGTCCATGTAGGGGGCGAACTCGACCCCGTACCCGAACGTACCTGAAGCGGTCATCACCGGGTTTTTGAACTTGAGGCCCGCGATCGTCACCTCGGCCCCGGCCTTTGTCTTCTTCACAACAGGTCCCAATCTATCTCCTCGCTCGGGAAGACCGGCCCGTCCGAGCAGACCATCTTGTAAAACCGGTTCTCCTTCTCTTCTTTGTGCGCCTTTGCCCGAACTGCGCACCCAAGGCACACCCCTATGCCGCAGGCCATCGAGCGCTCAAGGGATACAAGGCAGCGCGCCCCGGCCTTCCCCGAAATGGCCGCCGCGGCCTTTAGCATGCCCACGGGGCCGCATGCGTAAACGATAGATTCCGGCGTTAGCTCGTCTTCAAGGAGGCCGGTCACAAGCCCCTTTACACCCGCGCTCCCGTCCTCGGTCGCGGTCTTTATCTTGAGGCCGAGTCCCCTGAAATCCTTAAGGAGAGCCGTCTCCGCTTTTGAGCGAGCCCCGAAAAGGAGCGTCCCCCCTCCGAGTCTCTTTGCCAGGAGGTAAAGGGGGGCTATCCCCATGCCGCCCGCGACGAGCACCATGTTACTGCCCTCAGCCGGGTCCGGGAAGCCGTTCCCGAGCGGGCCCAGCACCCCGAGCGTCTCGCCGGGCCTTCTTTCGGAAAGTATCGCCGTGCCCTTTCCGACAACCCTGTAGAGTATCTCTATCCCCTTCCTCTTCGAGGGCGAGCTCCCTGTCCCGATTGTCCGCCCTATCGTCCGCCCGAGCATCCGATAGATGCCGAAAGGCCTCCGGAGGAGCGGGTCGAGTCCGTCGGAGACCCGGAGCATAACGAACTGGCCAGGCTTCACCTCTGGGATTGCGCACGCAAGCCCGAGCTTGAAGTATCCCCTGGCCATCCTGTCGTTATACATTATCTCTGCTTTTATTTCCAAACCGGCCGGTTCCGTTTCCGTTCACAGGTCGAGGACCATGACTATCGCGTCCTCGTCCCCGTAGTAATTTTTCCTGACGAATGCTTCCCTGAACCCGAACTTCTTATAAAGGCTCCTGGCCGCCTCGTTCGACACCCTGACCTCGAGGAAGACCTCGTAGACCATGTTCCTCTTCATGAGCTGGAGCATGAGAGCGAGGAGCTTGGAGGCGACCCCCCTGCCCCTCAGGGCCGGCGCGACCGCGATATTCAGTATGTGGGCCTCTCCGTGGACTATCCAGAAAACGATATAGGCGGCGAGCTCCTCTTTCCGTTCAGGGCGCACCCGCAGGGTGTACGCGAACGAGACCGGGTTCTTCAGTTCTCCTTCGAACATTGCCCTGGTCCAGGGCTTGGAGAAAGAGGCCTTCTCTATCCTGAGGATGTCGTCGAGGTCCCCGGAGGACATCGGCTGGATCGAATGGCCGGATAGGATATTGTCCTTGGAACGCAAATGCCCCCTGGGCTATTTCTCGTTCGTCGCGAAGAGAATGTGCCAGAAGTCCAGTTTCTTGAGCATGTATTTCTGCCTGACGTTCAGTCCCGAGCGGTTTATGAACTCGTTAAGACAGAGGTCCGACCTCCACCCTATCTTCTTGCAGACCGGGTTTATGAGCTTCTCGACGACCTCCACCACCTTGTTGCTCGACTTGAAGTGGTTCACTATTACAACCTGCCCGCCCTTCTTGCAGACCCGCCTGACCTCGGACATGAGCTTGTAGGGGTCGGGCACGACGCTCACCACGTGCGAGATGAATACCTTGTCGAAGCTGTCGTCCTTGAAACCTATGCTCATGGCGTCCATGCTCATGACGTTTATGTGGCCGAGCCCGTGCTTGCGTATCTTGTCCTTGGCCTTCCTGAGCATGGCCGTGGAGAGGTCTATCCCCACCACCTTGCAGCAGCCCGGGAACTCCGAAAGGGAGAGCCCTGTTCCGACCCCTACGTCGAGCACCCTGTCTCCGGGCTCGATGTCCATATAGTTGATGGCGTGCTTTATCCTCGGGTAGAATATCCCCTTGAAAAGGACATCATAGACGTTCGAGTAACCGGCGTAGATCTTCTTTATGCTTTCCAGCTCCAATTCAGGCGTCCCCGTTTGTTTTTTGTAGGCGCTTCGTATAGAAGACGATGTCGTCTCCGGGCTTGTAGAACTCCCTTATCCGGGCCTCTTCGCGGAAGCCGTTCCTTAGATAAAACCTTCTCGCGGCCTCATAGGCCTTGAGGCCCGACGTCTCGGCAACCAGCATCCGGGCCCCCTCTTTCCTGAGCATTTTTTCAAGCTCCTCGATGAGCCTCGACCCTATGCCCCCGCGCCGCATGCGGCTATTCACCACGATCCAGTAGAGGTCATATACGGCATCCGTTAGCGGCCTTTTCCCGTAGCAGGCGTAACCCGCGGGAGAGGAGGAGGGGTCTACCGCCGTAAGAAAGAAGTAATCGGTCTCAAGCGGGTTTTTAAAGTATATATCAAGGAGTTCCGCCGCGCAATCCATCTCCTCCCTGCTCAGGTTCTCGGAGTTTTCTATGATGGCAACGAGGGCGGGCCTGTCCCCGGGAAGCGTCTTTCTGACCGTTATCCCGCCTCCGCTCACGGTCATGTCTTTACCTGGATCGCCCCGGCCTGCTGAACGTACCTCGATACGGCCGCATCCACTATCGCGCATATGAGGTCCGGATAATCGAGGCCCGCGGCCTTTGCGGCCCTCGCGAACCCGGCGTCAGAGGATATGTCCGGGTTCGGGTTGACCTCCAGGACCTTGGCCTTTCCGTCCTTCCCGACCCTCATATCCACCCTGGCGTAGTCCCTGCACCCCATCATGCCGTAGGCCTTGAGCGCCACGGCCTGGAGCTGGTCTTTAAGCTTCTCGGGTATTTCCGCCGGGCAGCAGGGCACGGTTTTACGGTAAAAAGGGCTATCTTCGACCCATTTCGCCTCGTAACAGCATATCTTGGGCTTGCCCTCAGGAAAGTCTACGAAGAGTATCTCGGAAGGGGGCAGGGCACGCCTGCTGTTTCCGTTCCCCATTACCGCGATATTGAACTCCCTGCCGTCCACGTACTCCTCGACCATCGCGGGCTGGGCGTAAGTTGAGAGTATATGCCCTACCCTTTCCTTCAATTCCGAGGGGTTCTCGACGACGGCCCCGGAATCTATTCCGATGCTCGCGTCCTCGCGTAGAGGCTTGACGATAAGCGGGTACTCGAGATCCACCGTTTTCCCGGACGCCTCGGTCATGACAGCATATCCGGGGGTCGGCACACCCTTCCTCGAGAGTATGTCTTTTGTAAGTCCCTTGTCCAGCGCGAGCCCTAGCGTCAGCGGCCCGCTCCCCGTGAACCTCGCGCCGTGGAGCTCAAGGAGGGCGGCCACGTGCATCTCGAGCGAGCTCCTGTTGAATGCGCCCTCGCAGAGGTTGAAGATGACCGCCTCCGGATCCCTTATCTCCTTCGTAAACCGTTCGAGGTCTTCGCGCCTCCTCAAGGGCACCCTTACGGTCTCGTACCCTTTCGAGCGGAGCGCGCCCTCGACGTCGCTTACGGTCGTAAGTATGTTATCCAGGTCTACTGTTTTCTCGCCAAGGGTGTAAGTATCGCTCCCGTCATCATTGAAGATTATCTTTACGCTCGCGGGGCTCATACCCCGTACCTCTCGCGCGCCGCGTCGAGGACCCCGTTCACCAGGGCGCTGAAGTCCATGCCCGCGGCCCTGGCGGCCTTGGGAAAGCAGGAATTGCACTTGGGGTCCATTAATATTCCGGGCAGCGGGTTGAGCTCTATCACGTGCGGAAGGCCGGAGGAATCGAGCCTCACGTCAATCCTGCACCAGTCCTTCACGTCAAGGGCCGTGAACGCGTCCTTTGAGACGGCCTCAATAGCGGTCTTGAGCCTTTCGGGTATGTCTGCCGGGCAGTTGAATATTTCGAGCGGTGAATCGGGCGTATCAAGCACCCATTTGGCCTCGTAGGAATAGATGTGGTTTACACCGGCGGGCAGGGCCGAGTAGTTTATCTCGACTATGGGGAGGACCCTTAAGCCGCTCCCGTTCCCCATGAGGGCCACAGTGAACTCGCGCCCGGGAAGATATTCCTCAACCAGGGCCGGCTGGGAGTATTCCTCGAGCACGGAAGCTACCTTCCTTTCGAGCTCCCCGGGTCCCGCGACTATCGAATCGTTCTTTATGCCCTTGCTCGACCCCTCGAAAAGGGGCTTCACTATCATGGGAAATGAGAGGAGCTTGTGTATCTCGAGATCGTTCTTCCGCGCTACCACGAACCTGGCCGTAGGTATGCCGTAGTAGGCCAGGACCTCCTTTGCGCGCGCCTTGTTGAGGCAGAGGCCGAGCGTAAGCGGGTTTGAGCCGGTATACGGGATCCGGAGCATCTCGAGGATGGCGGGTATCTGGGACTCCCTGCTCTCTCCCCATAGCCCCTCGGCCATATTGAAGACGATGTCCGGCCTCTCGCGCCTGAGCTTCCCGAATGCGTCCTCGTCCGCCTCGACCATGAGGACATCCCCATGGCGTCCGGCCAAAGCGTCCCGGACGGCGAAGACCGTCTCGGGCTCGTCACATTCGGCGTAGAAGTCCTTGGGGAGGCATTGCGCTTCCCCGAGCTCTTTCTTGAGATTATAGGTAAGTGCGACTTTCATGATACCGGGTTCAGGCTCAGCATCAACTCAGGTTTCCGCAAAGAAGGCGCGGGCGGAAAAAAACATCGCTTGCTCCATCCGCCAGGCATGGGCAGGCTGCCGCAACCGGCTACCTGCGCCTCTGTCGTCCCATGCACCGAAATGCGCCGGATAGCCCGGCGCGCCAAAGCCGGGCTTAAGGAATGAGGACGGCCGCGGCCACGACGGTGGTGAACTTCCCGTCGCTCTTTACGATCGCCGATTGTGTTATGTTGGACGTCTTTACGATCTTGTCGCTTATCCTGTATATCTCTTTCTTCTCGTCCCAGCCGAGGTTCTCGTCCAGCTCTATGCCGAGAGTGGACGCGAGCATCGCGGCCGCAAGGTCCTCGGCGTAGTCGCCTGCGGCGGTGTCCGTCTCTCCGTAGGCGTGGTGCTCGCTCAAATAGCCGTAGAGCTTCCGGTCCATCGGGATCGCGCAGCCGACGGAGGCCGCGAGAAGCCTCCGGGGCTCGTTGCTCGAAAGCCTGCTCATGACGCAGAAGACTATCTGGCCGGGGGAGAGCTTCTTAAGCCCGACGGTCTTGGGAACTATCTTGGCGGCAGGCGGAAAAATACTCGAGACCTGCACCAGGTTGAACTTCTCTATCCCCGCGTCCCTCAACGCAAGCTCGAAGGACGTGAGCTCTTCCTTGTGTATCCCTACGCCTTTTGTAAAAAACACCCTTTTCGGAACGAACATTTTTCTATACCCCCGGAATAGCGGATTATGTGTTTGAGGCCGGTTTTGCGGCCGTGGAGCACGTCTTAGGGCAGGCGCTGCCTCTTCCTGCCGCGGTTCATGTAACCCATTATCTTGTATACGAGTTTTGCGGCCAGGAAGTCCGGCGCTATGTTGCCCGGAAGCGGGCAGAGCTCGACGACATCGAACCCTACCACCTTCTTCCTTGAGACTGCCTCCCTGACTACGTCCAGGACGTTATACCACCCGAGCCCACCGGGCTCGGGTGTGCCTGTGGCCGGCATGATCGAAGGGTCGAAAACGTCCAGGTCGATGGTGATGCAGACCTCATTGGTCAGGCTTGAGGCTATCTTCTGCGGGCTTACGCCCTTCAGCACGTCAAGTGCGGTGAATGTCTTTATACGGGTCCGGGCCTTTCTGCCCGCCTTCCTTTCACCTTCGAGGAAAGCGGCCTCCTCCGCCGAAAGGCTCCTTATCCCCACCTGGACGATGGGGCAGAGCTCGGATATCCTCTTGGCAACGCAGGCGTGGTTGAAGGGGGTGTCCTGGTAGGCTTCCCGCATATCGGCGTGAGCGTCGAGCTGCAGGACCGACATCCCGGGGTATCTTTCCAGGAGGGCCTGCACGAGCCCGAGCGTTATGGAATGCTCCCCGCCGAGCATTACAGGCACCTTGCCTTCGTCCAGGATGGACGCGACCGACTCCCTGACCCTTCGTATCATCTCCTCGGGTCCTAGCGCCGTAGACTCAAGCTGGGGCAGGGTCTCTATCCCGGCCTCGTACGGCTCGCACCCGAGCTCCTCGTCGTATAGTTCCATGTGGGTGGAGGCGTCGATTATGGCCCTGGGGCCGCCCCTCATCCCGCTTATGTACGAGGCCGTAAGGTCATATGGGACCGGCAGCACCGA
This genomic window contains:
- the rimI gene encoding ribosomal protein S18-alanine N-acetyltransferase — its product is MRSKDNILSGHSIQPMSSGDLDDILRIEKASFSKPWTRAMFEGELKNPVSFAYTLRVRPERKEELAAYIVFWIVHGEAHILNIAVAPALRGRGVASKLLALMLQLMKRNMVYEVFLEVRVSNEAARSLYKKFGFREAFVRKNYYGDEDAIVMVLDL
- a CDS encoding dihydroorotate dehydrogenase — translated: MTASGTFGYGVEFAPYMDLGRLGGIVVKGLSLYPRQGNPGPRIAETPCGMLNAIGLQNVGVDEFIEKKLPLIRTAGTHIIANIFGETVEDYMEVARRLDGAEGVSAVEVNISCPNVKKGGIVFGTDPQEAFKVVSAVRKSTRLPVITKLSPNVTDIKLMVKAAEDGGSDAVSLINTITGMVIDVDRRRPVLATATGGLSGPAIRPIAVRMVWQAAQAASVPVIGMGGIMTARDALEFIIAGATAVQVGTASFIEPDAAVKVAEGIEEYLSRNAITIQDLIGSLRIA
- a CDS encoding D-alanine--D-alanine ligase — protein: MKVALTYNLKKELGEAQCLPKDFYAECDEPETVFAVRDALAGRHGDVLMVEADEDAFGKLRRERPDIVFNMAEGLWGESRESQIPAILEMLRIPYTGSNPLTLGLCLNKARAKEVLAYYGIPTARFVVARKNDLEIHKLLSFPMIVKPLFEGSSKGIKNDSIVAGPGELERKVASVLEEYSQPALVEEYLPGREFTVALMGNGSGLRVLPIVEINYSALPAGVNHIYSYEAKWVLDTPDSPLEIFNCPADIPERLKTAIEAVSKDAFTALDVKDWCRIDVRLDSSGLPHVIELNPLPGILMDPKCNSCFPKAARAAGMDFSALVNGVLDAARERYGV
- a CDS encoding ATP-grasp domain-containing protein, whose amino-acid sequence is MSPASVKIIFNDDGSDTYTLGEKTVDLDNILTTVSDVEGALRSKGYETVRVPLRRREDLERFTKEIRDPEAVIFNLCEGAFNRSSLEMHVAALLELHGARFTGSGPLTLGLALDKGLTKDILSRKGVPTPGYAVMTEASGKTVDLEYPLIVKPLREDASIGIDSGAVVENPSELKERVGHILSTYAQPAMVEEYVDGREFNIAVMGNGNSRRALPPSEILFVDFPEGKPKICCYEAKWVEDSPFYRKTVPCCPAEIPEKLKDQLQAVALKAYGMMGCRDYARVDMRVGKDGKAKVLEVNPNPDISSDAGFARAAKAAGLDYPDLICAIVDAAVSRYVQQAGAIQVKT
- a CDS encoding arginine decarboxylase, pyruvoyl-dependent codes for the protein MFVPKRVFFTKGVGIHKEELTSFELALRDAGIEKFNLVQVSSIFPPAAKIVPKTVGLKKLSPGQIVFCVMSRLSSNEPRRLLAASVGCAIPMDRKLYGYLSEHHAYGETDTAAGDYAEDLAAAMLASTLGIELDENLGWDEKKEIYRISDKIVKTSNITQSAIVKSDGKFTTVVAAAVLIP
- a CDS encoding dihydroorotate dehydrogenase electron transfer subunit; amino-acid sequence: MEIKAEIMYNDRMARGYFKLGLACAIPEVKPGQFVMLRVSDGLDPLLRRPFGIYRMLGRTIGRTIGTGSSPSKRKGIEILYRVVGKGTAILSERRPGETLGVLGPLGNGFPDPAEGSNMVLVAGGMGIAPLYLLAKRLGGGTLLFGARSKAETALLKDFRGLGLKIKTATEDGSAGVKGLVTGLLEDELTPESIVYACGPVGMLKAAAAISGKAGARCLVSLERSMACGIGVCLGCAVRAKAHKEEKENRFYKMVCSDGPVFPSEEIDWDLL
- a CDS encoding GNAT family N-acetyltransferase translates to MTVSGGGITVRKTLPGDRPALVAIIENSENLSREEMDCAAELLDIYFKNPLETDYFFLTAVDPSSSPAGYACYGKRPLTDAVYDLYWIVVNSRMRRGGIGSRLIEELEKMLRKEGARMLVAETSGLKAYEAARRFYLRNGFREEARIREFYKPGDDIVFYTKRLQKTNGDA
- a CDS encoding methyltransferase domain-containing protein; this translates as MELESIKKIYAGYSNVYDVLFKGIFYPRIKHAINYMDIEPGDRVLDVGVGTGLSLSEFPGCCKVVGIDLSTAMLRKAKDKIRKHGLGHINVMSMDAMSIGFKDDSFDKVFISHVVSVVPDPYKLMSEVRRVCKKGGQVVIVNHFKSSNKVVEVVEKLINPVCKKIGWRSDLCLNEFINRSGLNVRQKYMLKKLDFWHILFATNEK
- the speB gene encoding agmatinase, which encodes MFNFGGVSSEVFEGKKPRYSVLPVPYDLTASYISGMRGGPRAIIDASTHMELYDEELGCEPYEAGIETLPQLESTALGPEEMIRRVRESVASILDEGKVPVMLGGEHSITLGLVQALLERYPGMSVLQLDAHADMREAYQDTPFNHACVAKRISELCPIVQVGIRSLSAEEAAFLEGERKAGRKARTRIKTFTALDVLKGVSPQKIASSLTNEVCITIDLDVFDPSIMPATGTPEPGGLGWYNVLDVVREAVSRKKVVGFDVVELCPLPGNIAPDFLAAKLVYKIMGYMNRGRKRQRLP